From Brassica oleracea var. oleracea cultivar TO1000 chromosome C3, BOL, whole genome shotgun sequence, a single genomic window includes:
- the LOC106328303 gene encoding uncharacterized protein LOC106328303 isoform X1, with the protein MPNSGFQAVSRRGDESSTRMWKTLMPGDEETMSDEAIWKTLPVKMSGSFDLKRKRSTENDYRRMPEEGFKKGKAETKEYYKAILHMVKDQMKDKEKRHSAQTEVYYISDQIELLEDMEKVELFVIKAKNERLQAKLFLAKEKLTTVKVSYIDWKKIGESFMSLP; encoded by the exons ATGCCCAATTCGGGATTCCAAGCCGTTTCCCGTAGGGGTGATGAATCATCGACGAG AATGTGGAAGACACTCATGCCTGGAGATGAAGAAACTATGAGTGATGAAGCCATATGGAAAACACTTCCT GTTAAGATGTCGGGATCCTTTGACCTGAAGAGGAAGCGTTCTACGGAAAATGACTATAGGCGAATGCCTGAAGAAGGTTTCAAGAAAGGAAAGGCGGAAACAAAGGAATACTACAAGGCGATCCTCCACATGGTGAAGGATCAAATGAAAGATAAGGAGAAAAGACACTCAGCACAAACTGAGGTATACTATATTTCTGATCAAATAGAGTTACTAGAAGACATGGAGAAGGTGGAACTTTTCGTCATAAAGGCGAAGAATGAAAGACTTCAAGCCAAGCTCTTCCTTGCAAAGGAGAAATTAACAACTGTCAAAGTCTCATATATTGATTGGAAAAAGATTGGGGAGTCGTTCATGTCTCTGCCTTGA
- the LOC106328303 gene encoding uncharacterized protein LOC106328303 isoform X2 gives MWKTLMPGDEETMSDEAIWKTLPVKMSGSFDLKRKRSTENDYRRMPEEGFKKGKAETKEYYKAILHMVKDQMKDKEKRHSAQTEVYYISDQIELLEDMEKVELFVIKAKNERLQAKLFLAKEKLTTVKVSYIDWKKIGESFMSLP, from the exons ATGTGGAAGACACTCATGCCTGGAGATGAAGAAACTATGAGTGATGAAGCCATATGGAAAACACTTCCT GTTAAGATGTCGGGATCCTTTGACCTGAAGAGGAAGCGTTCTACGGAAAATGACTATAGGCGAATGCCTGAAGAAGGTTTCAAGAAAGGAAAGGCGGAAACAAAGGAATACTACAAGGCGATCCTCCACATGGTGAAGGATCAAATGAAAGATAAGGAGAAAAGACACTCAGCACAAACTGAGGTATACTATATTTCTGATCAAATAGAGTTACTAGAAGACATGGAGAAGGTGGAACTTTTCGTCATAAAGGCGAAGAATGAAAGACTTCAAGCCAAGCTCTTCCTTGCAAAGGAGAAATTAACAACTGTCAAAGTCTCATATATTGATTGGAAAAAGATTGGGGAGTCGTTCATGTCTCTGCCTTGA